One window of the Rhizorhabdus dicambivorans genome contains the following:
- a CDS encoding crotonase/enoyl-CoA hydratase family protein codes for MTDLVLVEIEDAVATLTLNNPQMRNPISDTEMIDALISALQRVGRDRSVRAVILTGAGKAFSSGGNLQKIGSPGELGGGDPIDTPDGYRYGIQRIPLAFESFELPIIAAVNGAAIGAGCDLACMCDIRIGGESAFFAESFVKLGLIPGDGGAWLLPRIVGYSKASEMALTGDPVHAQEALSCGLISRLVPDEELLSAARQLALRIAANPPHATRMAKRLLMQGRDQRLDQHLELAAAMQSLAHTTAHHKEAIAAFKEKRPPRFSDA; via the coding sequence ATGACCGACCTGGTTCTCGTCGAGATCGAAGACGCCGTCGCGACTCTCACCCTGAACAACCCTCAGATGCGCAACCCGATCTCCGATACCGAGATGATCGATGCGTTGATTTCGGCGCTGCAGCGCGTCGGCCGGGATCGATCGGTCCGCGCCGTCATCCTTACCGGGGCCGGGAAGGCCTTCAGTTCGGGCGGCAACCTCCAGAAGATCGGTTCGCCGGGTGAACTCGGCGGCGGTGATCCGATCGATACGCCCGATGGCTATCGCTACGGTATCCAGCGCATACCTTTGGCCTTCGAATCCTTCGAGCTGCCGATCATCGCCGCGGTCAACGGCGCGGCGATCGGCGCCGGCTGCGACCTGGCCTGCATGTGCGACATCCGCATCGGCGGCGAAAGCGCCTTTTTCGCCGAGAGCTTCGTCAAGCTCGGCCTGATCCCCGGGGATGGCGGCGCCTGGCTGCTGCCGCGAATTGTCGGTTACTCGAAAGCAAGCGAAATGGCGCTCACCGGCGATCCCGTCCATGCCCAGGAAGCTCTAAGCTGCGGCCTCATCTCCCGATTGGTCCCGGATGAAGAGCTGCTGTCAGCTGCCCGCCAGCTAGCTTTGCGGATCGCTGCCAATCCGCCGCATGCAACGCGGATGGCGAAGCGCCTGTTGATGCAGGGTCGCGATCAGCGTCTCGACCAGCATCTTGAGCTTGCGGCCGCCATGCAATCGCTCGCGCATACGACCGCGCATCACAAGGAAGCGATTGCCGCTTTCAAGGAGAAGCGCCCTCCTCGGTTCAGCGATGCGTGA
- a CDS encoding acyl-CoA dehydrogenase family protein → MDLFSYPHPRGPAADALREEVRDFLAVELADRPPVERAQSWTGADPAFSRKVGKRGWLGMTWPKQYGGHERSSLERYVVVEEMLAAGAPVAAHWIADRQVGPSLLKFGTEAQKRKVLPGIAAGECYVAIGMSEPDAGSDLAAVRTKAVRTADGWRLNGTKLWTTNGHIAHYMVLLARIDKETTDRHGGLSQFLIDMSTPGIDVRPILIPSGEHHFNEVVFNDVLLPEDALFGAEGNGWTQVMSELAHERSGPERFLSSFILLAELTRVCGPEPSERAALVIGRLAAHLATLRRMSYSVAGQLNEGLDPSLQAVIVKDLGAVFEQEIPEIARALTAGTLASADADYSAVLDHIMLHAPSFSLRGGAREILRGIIARGLGLR, encoded by the coding sequence ATGGACCTATTTTCCTATCCTCACCCTCGTGGACCTGCCGCTGATGCGCTGCGTGAAGAAGTGCGCGATTTCCTTGCCGTAGAGCTTGCAGACCGGCCGCCCGTCGAACGTGCGCAGAGCTGGACTGGCGCGGACCCGGCATTCAGCCGCAAGGTCGGCAAACGAGGTTGGCTCGGCATGACCTGGCCGAAACAATATGGCGGCCACGAGCGCAGCAGCCTGGAACGTTATGTCGTGGTCGAAGAGATGCTCGCCGCCGGCGCACCGGTCGCCGCCCATTGGATTGCCGATCGCCAGGTCGGCCCTTCGCTGCTGAAATTCGGAACCGAGGCGCAGAAGCGGAAGGTCCTTCCCGGTATCGCTGCCGGCGAATGCTATGTCGCGATCGGCATGAGCGAACCGGATGCCGGGTCCGATCTTGCCGCCGTGCGGACCAAGGCGGTCCGCACTGCTGACGGCTGGCGCCTCAATGGCACAAAATTATGGACCACCAACGGCCATATCGCGCATTACATGGTTCTGCTGGCGCGGATCGACAAGGAAACCACGGATCGACATGGCGGGCTGAGCCAGTTCCTCATCGACATGTCGACGCCAGGGATCGACGTCCGCCCGATCCTCATTCCAAGCGGTGAGCATCACTTCAACGAAGTGGTGTTCAACGATGTGCTTCTGCCCGAGGATGCGCTGTTCGGCGCAGAGGGCAATGGCTGGACCCAGGTGATGAGCGAGCTGGCTCACGAACGCAGCGGTCCCGAGCGCTTCCTGTCCTCGTTCATCCTTCTCGCGGAACTCACCCGCGTCTGCGGACCCGAGCCTTCGGAGCGCGCGGCACTGGTGATCGGCAGGCTTGCAGCCCATCTCGCCACGCTCCGGCGCATGTCCTACTCGGTTGCCGGTCAGCTCAACGAGGGGTTGGACCCGTCGCTGCAGGCGGTGATCGTCAAGGATCTCGGCGCCGTGTTCGAGCAGGAAATTCCTGAGATCGCGCGAGCCCTTACCGCTGGCACGCTCGCGTCGGCGGACGCAGACTATAGCGCCGTGCTCGACCACATCATGCTGCACGCCCCCTCATTCTCGTTGCGCGGTGGCGCGCGCGAGATATTACGCGGCATCATCGCCCGCGGCCTTGGCCTTCGCTGA
- a CDS encoding acyl-CoA dehydrogenase family protein translates to MSDVADDIGAMVVSTATGVFQPLSPITNAALRESAEHGEFDAAGWKALQEAGFPQALLPEERGGIGTDHAFAIARLAGAMAIPLPIVETMGANWLLAHAGLEPTDQPLGFSDAAVTVRRTDGGWRVSGQATAVPWARSCGILLAGSDGDDSYIVRLEPGSFDSEPGRNKAGEPRDSCTIDLIVAANRVGRPDNGTAPDMIRAIGALLRSAQIAGAISAAVTMTVDYVRDRRQFGKPLAAFQAVQQLLAVIATQAAAAGVAVDLGVLGLDTAPDMRKVAIAKSRTSEAAGLVAATAHQLHGAMGFTREYPLHLLSRRLWSWRDEFSSESEWAIALGRDLAPSGRALWSEITRI, encoded by the coding sequence GTGAGCGATGTGGCGGACGACATTGGCGCGATGGTGGTATCGACCGCCACCGGGGTTTTTCAGCCTCTGTCACCGATAACCAATGCCGCGCTGCGTGAATCTGCCGAACATGGCGAGTTCGACGCCGCAGGTTGGAAGGCATTGCAGGAAGCCGGCTTTCCCCAGGCGTTGCTGCCCGAAGAGCGCGGCGGTATCGGCACCGATCACGCCTTCGCCATCGCCCGGCTGGCCGGCGCCATGGCGATCCCACTCCCCATCGTCGAGACAATGGGCGCCAACTGGCTGCTGGCGCATGCCGGCCTCGAACCCACCGATCAACCGCTCGGCTTTTCGGATGCGGCGGTCACCGTGCGCCGCACGGACGGCGGCTGGCGCGTGTCGGGGCAGGCAACCGCCGTACCCTGGGCACGATCCTGTGGCATTCTGTTGGCCGGAAGCGATGGTGATGACAGCTACATCGTAAGACTGGAGCCCGGCAGCTTCGACAGCGAGCCCGGACGCAACAAAGCCGGTGAGCCGCGCGACAGCTGCACGATCGACCTGATCGTCGCAGCGAACCGGGTCGGGCGACCGGACAATGGTACGGCGCCCGACATGATCCGGGCGATCGGCGCTCTCCTGCGCTCGGCGCAGATCGCAGGCGCGATCTCGGCCGCGGTGACGATGACGGTGGACTATGTCCGGGATCGCCGGCAGTTCGGAAAGCCGCTCGCCGCTTTTCAGGCAGTGCAACAGCTTCTTGCCGTCATCGCGACGCAAGCCGCGGCCGCCGGCGTTGCCGTCGATCTGGGAGTCCTTGGTCTCGACACCGCGCCCGACATGCGCAAGGTCGCCATTGCCAAGTCCCGCACCAGCGAGGCGGCCGGACTGGTCGCCGCGACGGCGCATCAGCTGCATGGCGCGATGGGCTTTACGCGCGAATATCCGCTGCACCTGCTCAGCCGTCGGCTGTGGAGCTGGCGAGACGAATTCAGCTCCGAAAGCGAATGGGCGATCGCGCTCGGACGTGATCTCGCGCCGTCGGGCAGGGCGCTTTGGTCCGAAATCACCAGGATCTGA
- a CDS encoding IclR family transcriptional regulator has product MGNAQAIAMPPRSVGTDASVVKSAGRALQILEYFDSVQREACVSEISRALKCPQSSTSVLLRSLVSLGYLQNDRYRRTYYPTRRVCLLGNWVDPTLVRQGELLMQANELAKQTQQTVIIATINGLQVQHIYLNRSQNGSATSGPSHVGMHRSLAGTALGKALLAGHSDKYVSQMVWRINAERSDHEPSINIPALLSELQQGRKRGWFTGDGSDSSRYGIAATLDHKQQLLSIGLDQVGPISEADELAYSKLLIDIAAIPASHAYGV; this is encoded by the coding sequence ATGGGCAATGCGCAGGCAATTGCGATGCCACCGCGATCGGTGGGCACAGACGCATCGGTCGTGAAATCGGCGGGTCGCGCATTGCAGATCCTTGAATATTTTGACTCGGTTCAAAGAGAAGCCTGTGTTTCGGAGATTTCCCGGGCGCTCAAATGCCCGCAATCGAGCACTTCGGTTCTGCTGAGAAGCTTGGTGTCCCTGGGCTACCTTCAGAATGATCGCTACCGCCGGACTTATTATCCTACACGCAGAGTATGTCTTCTTGGGAACTGGGTAGATCCAACATTGGTGCGTCAGGGCGAGCTTCTGATGCAAGCTAACGAGCTTGCCAAGCAAACCCAGCAGACGGTGATTATTGCCACCATCAATGGCCTGCAGGTTCAGCATATCTATTTGAATCGATCCCAGAACGGCTCTGCGACGTCAGGGCCCTCCCATGTCGGCATGCATCGCTCGCTTGCCGGGACAGCGCTCGGAAAGGCGCTGCTGGCCGGTCACAGCGATAAGTATGTTTCCCAAATGGTTTGGCGGATAAATGCGGAGCGATCCGACCATGAACCGTCGATCAACATCCCGGCCTTGCTTTCCGAGCTACAACAGGGCCGTAAGCGTGGTTGGTTTACAGGCGACGGTTCAGACAGTTCGCGGTACGGCATAGCCGCGACGCTCGATCACAAGCAGCAGTTATTGTCCATCGGACTCGACCAGGTTGGACCGATCTCTGAGGCTGATGAGTTGGCATATTCGAAACTTCTCATAGATATTGCGGCGATTCCCGCGTCGCATGCTTACGGCGTGTAA
- a CDS encoding TetR/AcrR family transcriptional regulator, producing MSHDLNIELNANPSLLLNRPSVPDGVRADILNAAATAFNERGYAATSIDDVADRLGASKGRIYHYYRSKTDIFLDLHLESLRVATENVGPIAADLTLSPRERLREMCLAHAMVVMTQLTYQKSTMLGLNSFLLSISAPYQDEARKRVNDLRDQYESLFVSTIAQGIEAGEFRQAGPRFIAKPLLGALNYTAIWYEQARDGSLGTVEQIANALADFCVSGALRR from the coding sequence ATGAGTCATGATTTGAATATCGAGTTGAATGCCAATCCATCCCTGCTTCTTAATCGGCCAAGTGTTCCGGACGGCGTTCGGGCAGACATTCTGAATGCGGCGGCAACCGCCTTCAACGAGCGTGGATACGCGGCCACATCGATCGATGATGTCGCCGACCGGCTCGGTGCCTCGAAGGGCCGAATATACCATTACTACCGTTCGAAGACGGACATATTCCTCGACCTGCACCTTGAATCCCTGCGCGTAGCGACGGAGAATGTTGGTCCCATCGCTGCTGATCTCACACTAAGCCCTCGTGAGCGTCTGCGTGAGATGTGCTTGGCGCACGCTATGGTCGTGATGACCCAACTCACCTATCAGAAGAGCACCATGCTGGGCTTGAACAGCTTCCTCCTGTCCATATCGGCACCTTATCAGGATGAAGCCCGTAAGCGCGTGAACGACCTGCGTGACCAATATGAGAGCCTGTTCGTATCCACGATCGCGCAGGGCATAGAAGCGGGCGAATTTCGCCAGGCGGGTCCCCGTTTCATTGCAAAGCCCCTGCTGGGCGCGCTGAATTACACCGCCATTTGGTATGAGCAAGCTCGCGACGGGTCGCTTGGCACAGTGGAGCAAATCGCGAATGCGCTGGCCGATTTCTGTGTGAGTGGCGCGCTCCGAAGGTAG
- a CDS encoding TetR/AcrR family transcriptional regulator: protein MAVALSRGEKMPSLPRKKRKAALEPLWESEGRSSVKREGRALVLEAAADAFMERGYAATSLDDIATLLGTTKGQIYHYYRSKIDLYFDVAVGAFYMINARVGEAAEHEGLSAIERLRRGVHAAAMEIMQNYSFHRVALEATQFQLIGRRSTTQERAQERIAALRKQLEMRLGDLIGNAVKEGSLHVPSIPLATKAAGGSIAWLTVWYDPKRPTPPEKCERIASGVADFVIGGLCQPEVAP, encoded by the coding sequence TTGGCAGTCGCGCTGTCCCGTGGAGAAAAAATGCCATCCCTACCGCGTAAAAAACGCAAGGCGGCTCTCGAGCCGCTTTGGGAATCAGAAGGGCGATCCAGCGTCAAAAGAGAAGGAAGAGCGCTTGTTCTGGAAGCCGCAGCCGATGCTTTCATGGAACGTGGTTATGCTGCAACGTCGCTGGACGATATCGCGACATTGCTCGGAACTACCAAGGGGCAGATTTACCACTACTATCGCAGCAAGATCGATCTTTACTTCGACGTCGCGGTAGGCGCGTTCTACATGATCAATGCGCGTGTCGGTGAAGCAGCCGAACATGAAGGACTAAGCGCCATCGAACGCTTGCGGCGAGGGGTTCACGCAGCCGCCATGGAGATCATGCAGAATTACTCGTTCCACCGGGTTGCGCTGGAGGCGACGCAGTTTCAATTGATCGGGCGTCGTTCGACGACGCAAGAGAGGGCGCAGGAGCGTATTGCCGCGTTGCGGAAACAACTGGAAATGAGGCTGGGCGATCTCATTGGCAACGCCGTGAAGGAAGGCAGCTTGCACGTTCCGTCCATTCCCCTCGCCACAAAGGCGGCAGGCGGCTCGATCGCTTGGCTGACTGTTTGGTATGATCCCAAACGGCCCACGCCGCCCGAGAAATGCGAGAGGATTGCTTCCGGGGTAGCCGATTTCGTCATCGGGGGGCTCTGTCAGCCTGAGGTGGCGCCCTAG
- a CDS encoding MaoC/PaaZ C-terminal domain-containing protein: MRLHLKLSCQEIIIVAINPDKLLNLHIPDREQSYTIKDTILYALGCGLGLDPSDEGQLAFAYEEGLQALPTMASVLAYPGFWIRDLDTGVDWVKLLHGEQGISLHKPLPPEGTVVSSSRVTDVIDKGEGRGALVVWQKTLYDKASGDQLATVETVAFCRGDGGFGGPLRAQPQPHQLPDRAPDLECVLPTSPQAALIYRLSGDWNPLHADPAVARAAGFERPILHGLATFGVAGHALLRGLGNYNAETLGTMKARFTAPVYPGETLSTEIWQEEGHVSFRVKSVERGVVAINNGYATII, translated from the coding sequence ATGCGGCTGCACCTAAAATTGAGCTGTCAGGAAATCATCATTGTGGCGATAAACCCCGATAAACTGCTGAACCTGCATATTCCGGACAGGGAACAGTCCTACACGATCAAGGACACCATTCTTTATGCGCTTGGCTGTGGTCTCGGCCTCGACCCCAGCGACGAGGGTCAATTGGCTTTCGCTTATGAGGAGGGTCTTCAAGCGTTACCGACGATGGCGAGCGTGCTCGCATATCCCGGCTTCTGGATACGCGATCTTGATACGGGCGTCGATTGGGTGAAGCTCTTGCACGGAGAGCAAGGCATTTCGTTGCACAAGCCGCTACCCCCGGAAGGCACGGTCGTCAGTTCGAGTCGAGTGACGGATGTCATTGATAAAGGGGAAGGGCGCGGGGCGCTCGTTGTTTGGCAAAAGACGCTATACGATAAGGCGAGCGGTGATCAGCTTGCTACCGTGGAAACGGTCGCATTTTGCAGAGGCGATGGGGGTTTTGGCGGCCCATTGCGTGCGCAACCCCAGCCGCACCAGCTTCCCGATCGCGCGCCGGATCTCGAATGTGTTCTACCCACGTCGCCACAGGCCGCGCTGATTTATCGCCTCTCCGGCGATTGGAATCCGCTTCATGCAGACCCCGCCGTTGCCCGCGCCGCCGGCTTCGAGCGCCCGATCTTGCACGGCTTGGCGACTTTCGGGGTAGCAGGCCACGCGCTCTTGCGCGGCCTGGGCAATTATAACGCGGAGACTCTCGGGACGATGAAGGCGCGCTTTACTGCGCCGGTATATCCGGGAGAGACGCTCAGCACCGAGATTTGGCAGGAGGAAGGGCATGTGAGCTTCCGCGTGAAATCGGTCGAGCGTGGTGTGGTGGCCATCAACAACGGCTATGCAACCATCATTTAG
- a CDS encoding aldehyde dehydrogenase family protein → MSNYRGFEKFLIGSQWAEPHGNVRHTVLDPSSGDEIGTVRLADEADIDAALKAARAALDSRVWTDAPFEERAERIRAARSYCEGQIDRLVELSANELGLPVSQNRGRHLAALTYFDDAIERARPFTQTELRPDPLTRKTALVSREPVGIVVAIIPFNGPFAMGVNKTARALMAGCPVILKTSPEGSLHAEVLAEAYAAAGFPAGVVSVLPGGADAGIRLVNSPDIGMVTFTGSTAAGRAIAKSCAENFTRSSLELGGKSASIICDDADLDVVMGCLPIGAFGNSGQVCLTLSRTYVHRSLFDTVLERLKEAVQAFVIGDPREETTMLGPIVSRRQLDHINGLVQGAIAAGAKVVTGGSIIDRPGNFFEPTILTDVANSAAIVQQEIFGPVNVILPFDDDDEAIRLANESNFGLHGAVFTRDFERGLRIAERIKTGTIALNGYGITATGPLGGVKWSGWGRENGPEGMEHFYEFKSLSLDTAAAEQYRALNEK, encoded by the coding sequence ATGAGCAATTATCGCGGGTTCGAGAAATTCCTGATTGGTTCACAATGGGCTGAGCCTCACGGCAATGTCCGGCACACCGTCCTCGATCCCAGCAGCGGCGATGAAATCGGTACAGTGCGCCTTGCTGACGAAGCTGACATCGATGCTGCCTTGAAAGCAGCCCGCGCGGCATTGGATAGCCGTGTCTGGACAGACGCTCCGTTTGAGGAGCGCGCGGAAAGAATACGGGCGGCGCGCAGCTATTGCGAGGGTCAGATTGATCGGCTCGTTGAACTGAGTGCCAATGAGCTCGGCTTGCCAGTGTCCCAAAATAGAGGGCGGCATCTGGCGGCGCTCACCTATTTCGATGACGCGATCGAGCGCGCGAGGCCCTTTACGCAAACGGAGCTGAGGCCGGACCCCCTTACGCGCAAGACGGCTCTGGTAAGTCGCGAGCCTGTCGGCATCGTAGTCGCGATAATTCCGTTCAACGGACCATTCGCGATGGGCGTCAACAAGACCGCCCGTGCTCTGATGGCCGGCTGTCCGGTGATCCTGAAGACGTCCCCCGAAGGTTCTCTCCATGCGGAAGTGCTGGCAGAGGCTTATGCCGCTGCCGGCTTCCCCGCTGGCGTGGTCAGCGTGTTGCCGGGCGGTGCCGATGCGGGCATCCGCCTCGTCAACAGCCCAGACATCGGCATGGTCACGTTTACGGGTTCAACTGCGGCCGGCCGCGCGATCGCAAAGAGCTGCGCCGAAAACTTCACACGCTCCAGCCTCGAGCTCGGCGGCAAGTCCGCGAGCATCATCTGCGACGATGCCGACCTCGATGTCGTCATGGGCTGCCTGCCGATCGGCGCCTTTGGAAATTCGGGGCAGGTATGCCTGACGTTAAGCCGTACCTATGTGCACCGCTCCTTATTCGACACGGTCCTGGAGCGTCTCAAAGAGGCTGTTCAGGCCTTCGTCATCGGCGATCCGCGGGAAGAGACGACGATGCTTGGACCGATAGTGTCACGCCGTCAGCTCGATCACATCAACGGGCTGGTGCAAGGTGCGATCGCCGCCGGCGCAAAGGTGGTGACGGGAGGATCGATCATCGATCGGCCAGGAAACTTTTTCGAGCCCACTATTTTGACTGATGTCGCCAATTCGGCTGCTATCGTGCAGCAGGAAATCTTTGGGCCGGTGAACGTCATCCTCCCATTTGACGATGATGATGAGGCGATCCGCTTGGCCAATGAGAGCAACTTCGGCTTGCATGGCGCTGTCTTCACCCGCGATTTCGAACGCGGCCTCAGGATCGCCGAGCGCATCAAGACGGGTACGATCGCCCTTAACGGCTACGGCATCACCGCAACCGGCCCGTTAGGTGGCGTGAAATGGTCCGGCTGGGGCCGGGAGAACGGCCCCGAAGGCATGGAGCACTTCTACGAGTTCAAGAGCTTGTCGCTCGATACGGCCGCGGCTGAGCAGTATCGGGCGCTCAATGAGAAGTAA
- a CDS encoding acyl-CoA dehydrogenase family protein, translating to MHNRKIFSAEHQLFRESARRFFREEVETNITQWEAGGIVPRSFWKKAAAQGFLCCSVPEEYGGAGADFFYNMILSEEGGYGIGASALGIFLQSDVVAYYLLNFASEELKDKWLPGMAAGDAISAIGMTEPGGGSDLKAITTTARREGDEYVINGQKTFITNGQNCDFVVLACKTDPSKGAKGISLILVETDRPGFMRGKNLEKIGQKSSDTSELFFTDVRVPVSNLIGEEGRGFAIMMSELPRERLTIAARALGESQRAFELTLDYVKQRKAFGQTIFDFQNTQFTLAEIKTSIEVGWAFYDQCLAKVPDRTLTIEDAAMVKLWTTENNSVVIDKCLQLFGGWGYMSEYPISRLYVDSRARRIFGGTSEICKTIIGRSL from the coding sequence ATGCACAACAGGAAAATCTTCTCCGCCGAACATCAATTGTTTCGTGAAAGCGCGCGCCGCTTCTTCCGTGAGGAAGTGGAGACCAACATCACGCAATGGGAAGCGGGCGGCATTGTTCCCCGTTCATTCTGGAAGAAAGCGGCGGCGCAAGGTTTCCTGTGCTGCAGCGTCCCCGAAGAATATGGCGGCGCCGGCGCCGACTTTTTTTACAACATGATCCTCTCCGAGGAAGGCGGGTACGGCATCGGTGCTTCGGCTCTCGGCATCTTCCTGCAATCCGACGTCGTGGCCTATTATCTGCTCAATTTCGCGTCCGAGGAACTCAAGGACAAATGGCTACCCGGAATGGCAGCGGGTGACGCCATAAGCGCGATCGGCATGACCGAGCCCGGCGGCGGAAGCGATCTCAAAGCCATCACCACGACGGCGCGGCGCGAGGGTGACGAGTACGTCATCAATGGCCAGAAGACATTCATCACCAACGGACAAAACTGCGATTTCGTGGTGTTGGCGTGCAAGACCGACCCAAGCAAGGGCGCCAAGGGCATCAGCCTCATTCTTGTCGAGACAGACCGTCCCGGATTCATGCGCGGCAAGAACCTCGAAAAGATCGGCCAGAAGTCATCGGACACGTCAGAGCTGTTCTTCACCGATGTGCGCGTTCCGGTGAGCAATCTGATTGGCGAAGAAGGCCGCGGCTTCGCGATCATGATGTCAGAACTGCCGCGAGAACGCTTGACAATCGCCGCGCGCGCGCTGGGCGAGAGCCAGCGAGCTTTCGAACTGACGCTGGACTACGTCAAGCAACGCAAGGCCTTCGGGCAAACCATATTCGACTTTCAGAACACGCAGTTCACGCTCGCCGAAATTAAAACGAGCATCGAGGTCGGCTGGGCTTTCTACGACCAGTGCCTCGCAAAGGTGCCAGATCGGACGCTGACCATCGAAGACGCGGCAATGGTGAAACTCTGGACGACGGAGAACAACAGCGTCGTCATCGACAAATGTCTGCAGCTGTTCGGCGGCTGGGGCTATATGAGCGAGTACCCAATCTCACGCCTTTACGTGGACAGCCGCGCACGCCGCATATTCGGTGGAACTTCCGAGATTTGCAAAACCATCATCGGGCGGTCGCTATAA
- a CDS encoding TetR-like C-terminal domain-containing protein encodes MAAFKHHIETRPLTIPDESDVRSELISYIVELYERDFRLVLMMWTQMDEYYREENSSPARFRESLLGGQASAVRFLLERAARRGEVDPDKLTGMVMAIPGAFLAYISATQAPIGIRAAVEEVIDTILLPLVATKKYLRSLGM; translated from the coding sequence TTGGCCGCCTTCAAGCATCATATCGAGACCAGGCCGCTAACCATTCCGGACGAGAGCGACGTCCGTAGCGAGCTTATCAGCTATATCGTCGAGCTGTACGAACGCGATTTCCGCTTGGTGTTGATGATGTGGACGCAGATGGACGAATATTATCGTGAGGAGAATTCTTCGCCTGCCCGCTTTCGCGAGAGCCTGCTGGGCGGACAGGCATCAGCCGTCAGGTTCCTTCTCGAACGGGCGGCCAGGCGCGGCGAGGTCGACCCCGACAAGCTCACGGGAATGGTCATGGCCATCCCTGGCGCTTTCCTAGCCTACATCAGTGCAACGCAAGCGCCTATTGGCATCCGCGCAGCTGTCGAAGAAGTGATCGACACCATCCTCCTCCCGCTGGTCGCGACGAAAAAATATCTTCGAAGCCTGGGGATGTAA
- a CDS encoding VOC family protein: protein MLHIINRKPEEGATGAFNHFALRGTGLLAFLDHLRARAIEFKAAPVADTADSQVHFFDPNGVKVEMIFAERVDPSLLT, encoded by the coding sequence ATGCTGCACATCATCAATCGCAAACCAGAGGAAGGAGCGACCGGCGCGTTCAATCACTTCGCGCTTCGCGGTACCGGTCTTCTCGCCTTCCTCGATCACCTTCGAGCCCGTGCGATCGAGTTCAAGGCAGCACCTGTCGCCGACACTGCCGACAGTCAGGTTCACTTCTTCGACCCCAACGGCGTCAAGGTCGAAATGATCTTCGCTGAGCGCGTCGATCCATCTCTGCTGACCTGA